From Phalacrocorax carbo chromosome 25, bPhaCar2.1, whole genome shotgun sequence:
gagctggtacactgcaaatctggccaggctctgtgaccatggggctggtaaactgcaaatctggccgggctctgtgaccatggagctggtacactgcaaatctggccgggctctgtggccatggagctggtacactgcaaatctggccgggctctgtgaccatggagctggtacactgcaaatctggccgggctctgtgaccatggggctggtacactgcaaatctggccgggctctgtgaccatggggctggtaaactgcaaatctggccgggctctgtgaccatggggctggtacactgcaaatctggccaggctctgtggccatggggctggtacactgcaaatctggctgGGCGCTGTGACCATggggctggtacactgcaaatctggccaggctctgtgaccatggagctggtacactgcaaatctggccgggctctgtgaccatggagctggtacactgcaaatctggccgggctctgtgaccatggagctggtacactgcaaatctggccgggctctgtggccatggagctggtacactgcaaatctggccgggctctgtgaccatggagctggtacactgcaaatctggccgggctctgtgaccatggagctggtacactgcaaatctggccaggctctgtggccatggggctggtacactgcaaatctggccgggctctgtgaccatggggctggtacactgcaaatctggccgggctctgtggtcatggagctggtacactgcaaatctggccaggctctgtggccatggggttggtacactgcaaatctggccgggctctgtgatAAATTGGAACGCGAGGTACCACGGAACTGGTACACCGCACATCTGCTACCCTGAGCCGACAGTCTGCcttgcttttgacaaaatgctgtctttttcGTGAACTTTGCTCAATATAATATCATTACAATAGCAAAACAgacctccatcccaaaagctacccgcctctaaggtgcaaccacccctcactgggcatgcgcttTGAAGTTTTCTAGTctacacctttaaaagcaaagagaggaaattctacaccaatcataacaaaggtatgtatgactggAGTTCGTCAAGATCCACCTGAAAGGTTGAAAAACAGTATAGAATAGGTTAAGAGAAAAAGgctgttagggaagataccatcgcgtgccactctgacttctgggatcGGCcgacgggctgagcctctcttccccgcCATTgggacgcctttgggtaagactgGAAACCTCTACACAGTCACTTTCAACCTCTAACGCATTAGAGTCGCTTCGTATTTGTTCTGCGTAAATCTCAAGGCATCGGAGTCGCCCTGTAAATAGCCATTGCACAGAGTCGCCTCATATTCgtttagcatacttgtagccCAGCAGCATACTCgtatctttggtatttatgcatgtcttgtaaccagcaatcttatcaccggtACTCCAAAGatcctgtgtatctgttgctttaataaattgcactacTCATTCACCTAGCCGTGATCGTTCTCACTGAACGCGACCGGCTTGGGCAGCTGCCAagttagttactaacaacaaatactctgatgggtgTTTACATCTACCATCCTTGGAAAATAAGCCGTTGACCAAGCCTGAGAcgaagactggacttagccgcagCTAGGgtcctctctgagaaggactccagaaagcaagggggtcctgtctgaacctcgtgactcaacagcagggtctccccctagccactcctcagactccaaCTATTAACGCAAGAGTCACCCCACAGGGCCCCAGCGAGGCCAGGCTGCACACCAGGGAATCAGTGCCGCCTTTGGAGACAAGGAGCACACCGGTCCAGCAGCTCTCAGCACAGGCCAGCGTGGGCGCTGcctcacagaagcagcagccgaTGCCGTTGGGGCTGCGCTGGGGCAAAGAGAGGGTGAGTGCCACGGCTGCCAACAAGGGGAGAGTGGCCCCAGCCCTCAGGCCTGCCACCGCAGTGGCACAGACCTTCCCTCGCATGTCACCGGGGacccctggggctgccaccTAGCAACAGATCGGTCGCAGGCCGTGACTGTGAGCGGGAAGAGCTGGGCCACGCAGCTGCGCAAGCGGCTTGTGCTTTCCACAGTTAGGGAGTGCAGCGGCATCTTGAGCCTCGTGACTCATGAGCGGCAGATCACCGAGGCCCTCAGTCCCAGAAccgttgaggttggaaggcgCCTCTGGAGATGGTCaggtccaaccctcctgctcgCAGCTGGCTCAACGAGAGCCGTTTGATCAGGACACTGCCCCGTGTGGTCCTGAATAGCTCCAAGAATGGAGACCCCACAAGCTGCCTGGGCAGTATCTCCTGGGCTtggccaccctcacagtaaaaggGTTTTTCCTCATGCTTTTGTGGAATTGCCTCGCACACTGCTCCAGTGCGTACACGAGGGCAAGGCAGGCAAGCAGCCCTGCCTACACATGGGCAACCGTGGACTCGGCCGAGGACACACGGGGAAGCCccttggcagggctgggctggagcaccCTGGGGCAGGACAAGGCTCCAGGCACGCTGATGGCGTTGGCGTTGGCGTTGGCGTTGGCAGGGGGCGCCCAGAGGGAGCCCAGAGAGCGAAGGAGGAGGCCCAAGAGGTGCACAAAGGCCTCCCCAGAGCAGCATTAGGAGGAAGAGAGtccaaagcagcagtgctgagcacccgcctgccgAGACAACGGCCATCAGCCATCAGAGAGAGCTTGGAGGGTGGGAGAAAGGGGACGTGGCACATCGCCCGGCTCGGGAGCCCTTTGGCCTTCTGGGCGAGGATTGCAGGGCTGGGAGTGGCAGGACCCTTCCTGCCAATGGGGCTGCAAAGAAGCCCACACGAGTGCCCCAGGCCAATGACGCCAGCCTGCACGCGACCCCTCCGGCGCTTGGGactcctcttctgcaggcacTGGTGTGCGCCTGTCCCAGGAATCCCTGGTGCTCCCAGTCCCGCGCTTGAAAAGGAGCCATCACCTTCAAGGGGGAGTGGGTGCGGCCaaacaaggaaatgaaagggcagccatgcagaaaaccaaaacagcccGTATCATTAGCTGggatgttttgcatttcagatcaGCTTCCTGGAAAATTACTACTTCCGCAGAAGCTTCCTCTGGACCTGGGCCAGTGCAGGACCAGTATAAAAGCCATCGCAGCCGTTCACTCTCTCATCCGCTTCActccccttcttctccttcGGAAGCAAGTGAGTTGGAAGCTCTGTCCGACACCGGGGCTTGGGGCTGCCACCCCTGGGAGGGGAAGCGGGGAGAAGGTCTGGCGTGGAGAGGGGCTGAGTTTGGGCTGAGGGGCCACCTGGGCTCTTGTTGAGGGAAGAGCTTCTGTGGGCCTGGCTCTCTTTGCATGGTGCCCGGGAGGACAGGCAACGAGGCGCGTGGACATCCCTGCAAAGCCTCCGGCTCCGCGCCCAGCACGTGCCCTGTCTCCCGCGAGGTGGGCGGGCAGGCTGCTGCTCACGCGCCCCCGTGctccttcttgctctctctCCCAGGTGCACCTCCCACCCCGAGACATGTCCTGCTGCAACCCCTGTGTACCCTGCCAGCCCTGCGGCCCGACCCCgctggccaacagctgcaacgagccctgcgtcaggcagtgccagaacTCCACCGTCGTCATCGAGCCCTCccccgtggtggtgaccctgcccggccccatcctcagctccttcccacagagcaccGTGGTGGGATCC
This genomic window contains:
- the LOC135317333 gene encoding feather keratin Cos1-1/Cos1-3/Cos2-1-like; protein product: MSCCNPCVPCQPCGPTPLANSCNEPCVRQCQNSTVVIEPSPVVVTLPGPILSSFPQSTVVGSSTSAAVGSILSSQGVPISSGGFDLSGICSRYCGRTCLPC